The Streptomyces phaeolivaceus genome has a window encoding:
- a CDS encoding helix-turn-helix transcriptional regulator, with amino-acid sequence MAGHASEEHPHGADRLCAAGDRVYSRAVRRGRVPRADADAVPCLLELALLHPDPDDMGWLVPTSPQEVMTRLLRGVHAEVSASQARMGAAVDAVEWYAGLGSSRARQPGESTAIRVLDGLARIRAAIDEATDRCTTEVLTVQPGGIRREDELREGLHRALAMCRRGVRMRDLYTHVARHGQGLHNYMELMGESAEARTLDEVVERLIVFDRTVAFIPANTDRTMALEIRHPALVEYLVTVFERLWRLAVPLAASLPSTGVAGITHRERSIAALLAEGHQDAVVAERLGISVRTCRAHIARLSERLGAASRTQLGVRIAEAGLEGPPRTTPPDDLPALPSPTLPLPAPESPTAR; translated from the coding sequence ATGGCCGGGCACGCGTCCGAGGAGCATCCGCACGGTGCCGACCGGCTCTGCGCGGCCGGGGACCGCGTGTACTCCAGAGCGGTACGGCGGGGCCGCGTCCCGCGCGCGGACGCCGACGCCGTGCCCTGCCTGCTGGAACTCGCCCTGCTGCACCCCGACCCCGACGACATGGGCTGGCTGGTGCCCACCTCCCCGCAGGAGGTCATGACCCGGCTGCTGCGCGGCGTCCACGCGGAGGTCAGCGCGAGCCAGGCCCGGATGGGCGCGGCGGTGGACGCCGTCGAGTGGTACGCGGGCCTCGGCAGCTCCCGGGCCCGGCAGCCGGGGGAGAGCACGGCGATCCGGGTGCTCGACGGGCTGGCCCGGATCCGCGCGGCGATCGACGAGGCCACGGACCGCTGTACGACCGAGGTGCTGACCGTGCAGCCGGGCGGCATCCGGCGCGAGGACGAGCTGCGCGAGGGGCTGCACCGGGCGCTGGCGATGTGCCGCCGGGGCGTGCGGATGCGGGACCTGTACACACATGTGGCCCGGCACGGGCAGGGCCTGCACAACTACATGGAGCTGATGGGGGAGTCGGCGGAGGCCCGCACCCTGGACGAGGTCGTGGAACGCCTCATCGTCTTCGACCGCACGGTCGCCTTCATCCCGGCGAACACCGACCGCACGATGGCCCTGGAGATCCGCCATCCGGCGCTGGTGGAGTACCTGGTCACGGTCTTCGAACGCCTCTGGCGCCTCGCCGTCCCCCTGGCCGCGTCGCTCCCCTCGACCGGGGTCGCGGGCATCACCCACCGGGAGCGGTCCATCGCGGCGCTGCTCGCGGAGGGGCATCAGGACGCGGTCGTCGCCGAACGCCTCGGGATCAGCGTCCGCACCTGCCGGGCCCATATCGCCCGCCTCTCCGAACGGCTCGGCGCGGCCAGCCGTACGCAACTCGGCGTCCGCATCGCCGAGGCCGGCCTCGAAGGACCGCCCCGCACCACCCCACCGGACGACCTCCCCGCCCTGCCCTCCCCTACCCTCCCGCTTCCCGCTCCAGAATCCCCGACCGCCCGATGA
- a CDS encoding ATP-binding protein, with translation MDDTASGGTWQRFAGMETCLLREVPRGRSTEDRAPGPGDDLHAQRLAALISAHHARRSYDPSGGAVFVGWARRAADRPIDVLIGGTALLGGRADADGGGTTLLRLPAGARGLVQPTGTAASLLAEFPHWSAVEGVTDGLLVDDAANAAGPGAARLRPTLEDCLLAVWQEPFAWLVFAEPVAAAELHELTGDVADEQRRAQSKADGSPEYAIAAARLERRHQELAKASTTGLWSIRLLAGGRTAEEATRVAALVCASADTEGLPYALRPTGRVADLASALGGVLPAPERYPFHAGSDLLATLARPPAQEIPGVRFALRPEFDVTPETTGRPAAPDAPAPVRLGSVLDRNRSPVGDLELTRSTLNRHTFVCGATGGGKSQTVRGLLEAATHEGIPWLVVEPAKAEYRFMSARLGDTSEVVVIKPGDPDALPAGLNPLEPSAYANGERFPLQTHLDMVRALFLASFDPQEPFPQVLSAALTRCYEDLGWDLTLGEPLVPGTEPRYPTLEDLEHTALKVVTDIGYGKEVADNVQGFIKIRLASLRLGTTGRFLEGGRPLDFGELLRRNVVFEIEDVGDDKDKAFLMGTILVRLVEYLRMEQRVTRRLSFPLRHLSVFEEAHRLLRRAEEGGASAHAVEMFAGLLAEIRAYGEGLVIADQIPSKLLPDVIKNTAAKVVHRLPAQDDREAVGATMNITAAQSEYLVTLRPGEAAVFTDGMDYPLLVRMRDGTDREDAGAIRPASAVALTGERSRACGPCRTPEPCTLRDLRRAQRLMDQPELRIALWAEMAVAAHLLGWTTPLPGEAMRRDLEPHRGRLLDCAIGQAVDRAVHSRVGAPAAPEALAEHVAAMMRAQLDGRDPCPAAEPRWKARPGTRTREYYHGRSSPSVLERIVGCADPSERWSGQFAQALASFDRVPRRAKDERGSTGGTAAP, from the coding sequence ATGGACGACACGGCTTCCGGCGGTACGTGGCAGCGTTTCGCCGGCATGGAGACCTGTCTGTTGCGCGAGGTCCCTCGCGGGCGGTCCACCGAGGACCGGGCCCCCGGCCCCGGCGACGACCTGCACGCTCAGAGGCTCGCCGCGCTGATCTCCGCCCATCACGCACGACGGTCGTACGACCCGTCGGGCGGCGCGGTGTTCGTCGGTTGGGCACGTCGGGCGGCGGACCGGCCGATCGACGTCCTGATCGGGGGGACCGCGCTGCTCGGCGGCCGAGCGGACGCGGACGGCGGCGGTACGACTCTCCTGAGACTCCCCGCCGGAGCGCGCGGACTCGTCCAGCCGACGGGAACGGCGGCCTCCCTGCTCGCGGAGTTCCCTCACTGGAGCGCTGTCGAGGGTGTGACCGACGGGCTTCTCGTCGACGACGCGGCCAACGCCGCGGGACCGGGCGCCGCCCGGCTGCGGCCCACCCTGGAGGACTGTCTCCTCGCGGTGTGGCAGGAACCCTTCGCCTGGCTGGTGTTCGCCGAACCGGTGGCCGCCGCCGAACTCCATGAACTCACCGGTGACGTCGCCGACGAACAGCGCAGGGCCCAGTCCAAGGCGGACGGTTCGCCCGAGTACGCCATCGCGGCGGCCCGGTTGGAACGGCGACACCAGGAGTTGGCCAAGGCATCGACCACCGGACTGTGGAGCATCCGGCTGCTGGCGGGAGGACGTACGGCTGAGGAGGCGACCCGGGTCGCCGCGCTGGTCTGCGCGTCGGCGGACACGGAGGGGCTGCCGTACGCGCTCCGGCCGACCGGACGGGTCGCGGACCTGGCCTCGGCCCTCGGCGGAGTCCTCCCCGCCCCCGAGCGGTACCCCTTCCACGCCGGTTCCGACCTGCTCGCGACACTGGCCCGGCCGCCCGCCCAGGAGATACCCGGCGTACGGTTCGCGCTGCGGCCGGAGTTCGACGTCACCCCCGAGACCACCGGGCGACCGGCTGCCCCCGACGCCCCGGCGCCGGTCCGGCTCGGCTCGGTGCTCGACCGCAACCGCAGCCCCGTGGGCGACCTGGAGCTGACCCGCTCCACCCTCAACCGGCACACCTTCGTGTGCGGGGCGACCGGCGGCGGCAAGTCCCAGACCGTGCGCGGTCTGTTGGAGGCGGCGACGCATGAGGGCATCCCGTGGCTGGTGGTGGAACCGGCGAAGGCCGAGTACCGGTTCATGTCGGCGCGGCTCGGCGACACCAGCGAGGTCGTCGTCATCAAACCCGGCGACCCCGACGCGCTCCCGGCCGGCCTGAACCCCCTGGAGCCCTCCGCGTACGCGAACGGCGAGCGCTTCCCGCTCCAGACGCATCTCGACATGGTGCGGGCCCTGTTCCTGGCCTCCTTCGACCCGCAGGAGCCGTTCCCCCAGGTCCTGAGTGCCGCGCTCACCCGCTGCTACGAGGACCTGGGCTGGGACCTCACCCTCGGCGAACCGCTCGTCCCCGGCACCGAGCCCCGCTACCCCACCCTGGAGGACCTGGAGCACACGGCCCTCAAGGTCGTGACGGACATCGGCTACGGCAAGGAGGTCGCCGACAACGTCCAGGGCTTCATCAAGATCCGCCTGGCCAGTCTGCGGCTCGGCACCACGGGCCGTTTCCTGGAGGGCGGCCGTCCCCTCGACTTCGGTGAACTCCTGCGCCGCAACGTCGTCTTCGAGATCGAGGACGTCGGCGACGACAAGGACAAGGCGTTCCTGATGGGCACGATCCTCGTCCGGCTCGTCGAGTACCTGCGCATGGAACAGCGCGTGACCCGCCGACTGTCCTTCCCCTTGCGGCACTTGAGCGTCTTCGAGGAGGCGCACCGGCTGCTGCGCCGCGCGGAGGAGGGCGGCGCGAGCGCCCACGCGGTGGAGATGTTCGCCGGTCTGCTGGCCGAGATCCGCGCGTACGGCGAGGGCCTGGTCATCGCCGACCAGATTCCCTCCAAGCTCCTCCCGGACGTCATCAAGAACACGGCGGCGAAGGTGGTCCACCGCCTCCCCGCCCAGGACGACCGCGAGGCGGTCGGCGCGACCATGAACATCACGGCGGCCCAGTCCGAGTACCTGGTCACCCTGCGGCCGGGCGAGGCGGCCGTCTTCACGGACGGCATGGACTATCCCCTCCTGGTCCGGATGCGGGACGGGACGGACCGCGAGGACGCGGGGGCGATCCGGCCGGCGTCGGCGGTCGCGCTGACAGGTGAGCGCAGCCGCGCCTGCGGCCCCTGCCGCACACCGGAGCCGTGCACCCTCCGCGACCTGCGCAGGGCGCAGCGGCTGATGGACCAGCCCGAACTCCGGATCGCGTTGTGGGCGGAGATGGCGGTCGCGGCGCATCTGCTGGGCTGGACCACGCCGCTGCCGGGCGAGGCGATGCGGCGGGACCTGGAGCCGCACCGGGGGCGTCTCCTGGACTGCGCGATCGGCCAGGCCGTCGACCGCGCCGTACACAGCCGCGTCGGCGCGCCCGCGGCGCCGGAGGCACTGGCCGAGCACGTGGCCGCGATGATGCGCGCCCAACTCGACGGACGGGATCCGTGTCCGGCGGCGGAGCCGCGGTGGAAGGCCCGGCCGGGAACGAGGACGCGGGAGTACTACCACGGGCGGTCCTCGCCGTCCGTGCTGGAGCGGATCGTCGGGTGCGCGGATCCGTCGGAGCGCTGGTCCGGCCAGTTCGCCCAGGCTCTCGCGAGCTTTGACCGGGTACCTCGGAGGGCGAAGGACGAGCGGGGATCGACAGGAGGAACAGCGGCGCCATGA
- a CDS encoding C2 family cysteine protease, whose amino-acid sequence MSELQGTDRPPAPELEVSGPWESGETGAPVEPGAADSSTAVKDSWSGEGFLEPSEPVEPTEPAEPLEPEGSVDSAGVWSEGEPEEPSYWSAVGDTDSPPQTAEEPEGPTEPVEPEASAHPVEAEEPDTETGEPSDAGDKIQKTVDRPSIENMYFDDGEEIEGLTYGDPINEGPEGKVPLFDGSPTREQIAQGSLNDCGVIASLAAVAGHRPEAIENAVQENSDGTYTVTFYDTERGADDVCRATGPRIEFVVEPGLPVVEDDPGMPVFAQMEGAAWPAVLEKAMAAVDQTWEDKRTNDWDAEWKADADAPDGPTPVGYERLNQGSTVWEQTEMLTQLTGSDSIVLPFPQGEGAGPALEGHLRQQLAESKPVLAATRMLNEDADEEELPYELVPNHVYEVVGAQDGMVHLRNPWGVDDPEKMSTEEFIKNFSDQGWGLYGTLA is encoded by the coding sequence GTGAGCGAGCTTCAGGGGACCGATCGTCCCCCCGCGCCGGAACTCGAAGTCTCCGGACCGTGGGAATCGGGGGAGACCGGTGCCCCCGTGGAGCCGGGAGCCGCCGATTCCTCCACCGCGGTGAAGGACAGCTGGTCCGGCGAGGGGTTTCTGGAGCCGAGCGAGCCCGTGGAACCGACGGAACCCGCCGAGCCGTTGGAGCCGGAGGGGTCGGTGGACTCGGCCGGGGTGTGGAGCGAGGGCGAACCCGAGGAGCCGTCGTACTGGAGCGCGGTGGGCGACACGGACAGCCCTCCTCAGACGGCGGAGGAGCCCGAGGGGCCGACGGAGCCGGTCGAGCCGGAGGCGTCTGCGCACCCTGTGGAGGCCGAGGAGCCGGACACCGAAACGGGCGAGCCCAGCGACGCGGGCGACAAGATCCAGAAGACGGTCGATCGTCCGTCCATCGAGAACATGTACTTCGATGACGGGGAGGAGATCGAAGGGCTGACCTACGGCGACCCGATCAACGAGGGCCCGGAGGGCAAGGTGCCGCTCTTCGACGGGTCGCCCACGCGGGAGCAGATCGCACAGGGCAGTCTCAACGACTGCGGTGTCATCGCGTCGCTCGCAGCTGTCGCGGGGCATCGCCCCGAGGCCATCGAGAACGCCGTCCAGGAGAACTCCGACGGCACCTACACGGTGACCTTCTACGACACGGAACGCGGTGCGGACGACGTCTGCAGGGCCACCGGCCCACGGATCGAGTTCGTCGTCGAGCCGGGCCTTCCCGTTGTCGAGGACGATCCCGGCATGCCGGTCTTCGCGCAGATGGAAGGGGCGGCCTGGCCCGCGGTGCTGGAGAAGGCGATGGCCGCAGTGGACCAGACGTGGGAGGACAAGCGCACGAACGACTGGGACGCGGAGTGGAAGGCGGACGCGGACGCCCCCGACGGTCCCACGCCGGTCGGCTACGAACGGCTCAACCAGGGCTCCACCGTGTGGGAACAGACCGAAATGCTCACCCAGCTCACGGGCAGCGACAGTATCGTCCTTCCATTCCCGCAGGGCGAGGGTGCCGGCCCCGCGCTGGAGGGGCACCTGCGGCAGCAACTCGCCGAGAGCAAACCGGTCCTGGCCGCGACGCGCATGCTCAACGAGGACGCCGACGAAGAGGAACTGCCCTACGAGCTGGTGCCGAACCATGTGTACGAGGTGGTCGGGGCGCAGGACGGCATGGTCCATCTGCGCAATCCTTGGGGCGTCGACGATCCGGAGAAGATGTCGACCGAGGAGTTCATCAAGAACTTCAGTGACCAAGGGTGGGGGCTCTACGGCACGCTCGCCTAG
- a CDS encoding DUF6406 domain-containing protein — MAPEELTLLGGTVAHVGAGRIGGTGSLPRTAERAAVVHLSVTPTGGDRRLEKLTMGESFPLGDETWEVTGINHPNAISWNVVLRPVR; from the coding sequence ATGGCACCCGAGGAATTGACGCTCTTGGGCGGCACCGTCGCTCATGTGGGTGCGGGAAGGATCGGCGGAACCGGAAGCCTGCCGCGGACCGCCGAGCGGGCGGCCGTGGTGCATTTGTCCGTCACACCCACCGGTGGTGACAGGCGGCTGGAGAAGCTGACCATGGGCGAGTCGTTCCCGCTGGGGGATGAGACATGGGAGGTCACCGGTATCAACCACCCCAACGCCATCTCCTGGAACGTCGTTCTGCGCCCGGTGCGCTGA
- a CDS encoding DUF6406 domain-containing protein yields MTRDKLVIRSGQLTRTVEGKVGGVSSTSATESRPARVKLAVVDADGTERKERLELNDTFRVGSETWRLVDVTHSASGRWTAVAVPADAVSNTVPEDATSPEVPDA; encoded by the coding sequence ATGACGCGGGACAAGCTGGTGATCCGCTCCGGGCAGCTCACGAGGACCGTGGAGGGAAAGGTCGGCGGTGTGAGCAGCACGTCGGCCACCGAGTCGAGACCGGCGCGCGTGAAGCTGGCCGTCGTCGACGCGGACGGCACGGAACGCAAGGAACGCCTGGAGCTGAACGACACCTTCCGCGTGGGCTCGGAGACCTGGCGCCTGGTGGACGTCACGCACTCCGCCAGCGGCAGGTGGACGGCCGTGGCGGTTCCCGCAGACGCCGTCTCGAACACCGTGCCCGAGGACGCCACTTCTCCGGAGGTCCCGGACGCGTGA
- a CDS encoding alpha-E domain-containing protein, with translation MNDVILSRIAEALTWTGRYVERADATGRILDAYLHRLLEDPWRDEDTACRSLYAILGVDAPGRQHHCDMQQVLDQLAFDARSTGSIEGALGAARLNARSAREAVSSEMWECLNSTWHALADQRTAARRTGGPYAYLELVRRRAALFFGLADSTMSRDDSWRFVVLGRSLERVDMTVRLLSVRVLDAAHAPDWPTLLSASGADEAYARVHGGFGEGPKVAEFLLLDRDFPRSALHALTTAEECLAALGRPRQDPARRPIGALRTHLEYLDSESLEAGLPTLLRDLQQACMASAEAVAEKFFPYQGPVEWAQEGA, from the coding sequence GTGAACGACGTGATCCTCTCCCGGATAGCCGAGGCCCTGACCTGGACGGGACGGTACGTGGAGCGGGCCGACGCGACGGGCCGCATCCTCGACGCCTACCTCCACCGGCTCCTCGAAGACCCCTGGCGCGACGAGGACACGGCCTGCCGCTCGCTGTACGCGATCCTCGGCGTCGACGCGCCCGGCCGGCAGCACCACTGCGACATGCAGCAGGTACTGGACCAGCTGGCCTTCGACGCCCGCTCCACGGGGTCCATCGAGGGCGCGCTCGGGGCGGCCCGGCTGAACGCCCGCAGCGCCCGGGAGGCGGTGTCGTCGGAGATGTGGGAGTGCCTCAACTCCACCTGGCACGCGCTCGCCGACCAGCGCACGGCCGCGCGCCGCACGGGCGGCCCGTACGCCTATCTGGAACTCGTACGCCGGCGCGCGGCGCTCTTCTTCGGGCTCGCGGACTCCACGATGAGCCGGGACGACAGCTGGCGCTTCGTGGTGCTGGGCCGCAGCCTGGAGCGGGTGGACATGACCGTACGGCTGCTGTCGGTACGGGTGCTGGACGCGGCGCACGCGCCGGACTGGCCGACCCTGCTGAGCGCGAGCGGCGCGGACGAGGCGTACGCGCGGGTGCACGGCGGCTTCGGCGAGGGCCCCAAGGTCGCCGAGTTCCTGCTCCTGGACCGGGACTTCCCGCGCTCGGCGCTGCACGCGCTGACCACGGCGGAGGAGTGCCTGGCCGCGCTCGGCCGCCCCCGCCAGGACCCGGCGCGCCGCCCGATCGGCGCGCTGCGCACTCATCTCGAATACCTCGACTCCGAGTCCCTGGAAGCCGGACTGCCCACGCTGCTGCGGGACTTGCAGCAGGCGTGCATGGCGTCGGCGGAGGCGGTGGCCGAGAAGTTCTTCCCGTACCAGGGGCCCGTCGAGTGGGCCCAGGAAGGCGCGTGA
- a CDS encoding sugar ABC transporter substrate-binding protein, with the protein MNARTTRTTPSTRIRRRTTALRRTATALAASAAAVSLASCGVVDVGGSAEASPTKGDDITVGVLFPDKETKRYEQFDYPNIKKKIAELTDNKGVTKYANAEKDPETQNTQLEQMVADRVDIIIVDAVDSKKIASAVRTADDAGVPVIAYDRLAEGPIDGYVSFDNELVGQVQGRSLVEDLGDSAANKIVMMNGSPADPNAAMFKEGALSELQDKVTISETFDTQDWDPVVAKANMEKAVAKLGVDNIDAVYAANDGIAGAVIDVLKTAGVSKVPPVTGQDADLDAVQRILTGDQYMTVYKSFPTQASAAAEMAVAKVQGRSIEFDALAKDSVDSPTTKKIPAQLVPPVALTKSNIKDTVVADGIYTVKQICTSDFKSACSAADLD; encoded by the coding sequence GTGAACGCCCGTACCACCCGCACCACCCCCAGCACTCGTATACGTCGTCGTACCACCGCTCTGCGTCGCACCGCCACCGCCCTCGCCGCCTCGGCCGCGGCCGTCTCCCTCGCCTCCTGCGGGGTCGTGGACGTCGGCGGCAGCGCGGAGGCGAGCCCCACGAAGGGCGACGACATCACGGTGGGCGTGCTGTTCCCCGACAAGGAGACCAAGCGGTACGAGCAGTTCGACTACCCGAACATCAAGAAGAAGATCGCCGAGCTCACGGACAACAAGGGCGTCACCAAGTACGCCAACGCGGAGAAGGACCCGGAGACCCAGAACACCCAGCTGGAACAGATGGTGGCCGACAGGGTCGACATCATCATCGTCGATGCCGTGGACTCCAAGAAGATCGCGTCCGCCGTGCGGACGGCCGACGACGCGGGCGTCCCCGTCATCGCCTACGACCGGCTGGCCGAGGGCCCGATCGACGGCTATGTCTCCTTCGACAACGAGCTGGTCGGCCAGGTACAGGGCCGCTCGCTGGTGGAGGACCTGGGCGACAGCGCCGCCAACAAGATCGTCATGATGAACGGGTCGCCCGCCGACCCGAACGCCGCGATGTTCAAGGAGGGCGCGCTCTCCGAGCTCCAGGACAAGGTGACGATCTCCGAGACGTTCGACACCCAGGACTGGGACCCGGTCGTCGCCAAGGCGAACATGGAGAAGGCCGTCGCCAAGCTGGGCGTCGACAACATCGACGCCGTCTACGCCGCGAACGACGGGATCGCCGGGGCCGTCATCGACGTGCTGAAGACCGCCGGTGTCTCCAAGGTGCCGCCGGTCACCGGGCAGGACGCCGACCTGGACGCCGTGCAGCGCATCCTCACGGGCGACCAGTACATGACCGTCTACAAGTCCTTCCCGACGCAGGCGAGCGCCGCCGCCGAGATGGCCGTCGCCAAGGTGCAGGGCCGCTCGATCGAGTTCGACGCCCTCGCCAAGGACAGCGTCGACTCCCCGACCACCAAGAAGATCCCGGCCCAGCTGGTGCCCCCGGTCGCGCTGACCAAGTCCAACATCAAGGACACGGTCGTCGCCGACGGCATCTACACCGTCAAGCAGATCTGCACCTCGGACTTCAAGTCCGCCTGCTCCGCGGCCGACCTGGACTGA
- a CDS encoding circularly permuted type 2 ATP-grasp protein: MADIFDAYAPADAWDEMFERPGEVRTAYEPVLAALQPVEPAELRFRADQMARAFTDRGVTYAFAGEERPWPLDLVPRILDALEWDLIQRGVAQRVRALEAYLADAYGPCRAFEDGVVPWRLLLNSPHFHRAAHGVEPPGGVRIHVAGIDLVRDEAGDFRVLEDNVRVPSGVSYVIENRRAMTRVFPSLFAEQHVVPVDGYAQRLLAALRAAAPGGIGDPRVVVLTPGPNNAAYFEHALLARLMGVQLVEGHDLVCRGNRVWMRTTRGEMPVHVVYRRLDDDFLDPLHFRPDSVIGCPGIMGAAMAGNVTLANAVGNGVADDKLLYTYVPDLIRYYLSEEPILPNVESFRPDEPGQLEAVLDQIDQLVIKPVDGAGGQGIVIGPKADRETLERTRQAVAADPRGWIAQRPVALSTSPTLAGERMAPRHIDLRPFAVNDGSEVWVLPGGLTRVALQEGNLIVNSSQGGGSKDTWVLAEGPAERPYEEAGGPLPEKAPRQLGPDGTRAVVQEGAQQ; this comes from the coding sequence ATGGCGGACATATTTGACGCGTACGCGCCTGCCGACGCGTGGGACGAGATGTTTGAGCGGCCGGGTGAGGTCAGGACCGCCTATGAGCCGGTGCTGGCCGCGCTGCAGCCCGTCGAGCCGGCCGAACTGCGGTTCAGGGCGGACCAGATGGCCCGCGCGTTCACCGACCGGGGCGTGACGTACGCCTTCGCGGGCGAGGAGAGACCCTGGCCGCTGGACCTGGTGCCGCGCATCCTGGACGCCCTGGAGTGGGATCTCATCCAGCGTGGAGTGGCGCAGCGCGTACGGGCGTTGGAGGCGTATCTCGCGGACGCGTACGGGCCGTGCCGGGCCTTCGAGGACGGGGTCGTGCCCTGGCGGCTGCTCCTCAACTCGCCCCACTTCCACCGGGCCGCGCACGGTGTGGAGCCGCCGGGCGGGGTCCGTATCCATGTCGCCGGGATCGATCTCGTACGGGACGAGGCGGGCGACTTCCGGGTGCTGGAGGACAACGTCCGGGTGCCGTCCGGGGTGTCGTACGTCATCGAGAACCGGCGCGCGATGACCCGGGTCTTCCCGTCCCTCTTCGCCGAGCAGCACGTCGTACCGGTGGACGGCTACGCGCAGAGGCTGCTGGCCGCGCTCCGGGCCGCCGCGCCCGGCGGCATCGGCGACCCCCGCGTGGTCGTCCTCACCCCCGGCCCCAACAACGCCGCCTACTTCGAACACGCCCTGCTGGCCCGGCTGATGGGAGTGCAGCTGGTCGAGGGGCACGATCTCGTCTGCCGGGGCAACCGGGTGTGGATGCGGACGACACGCGGGGAGATGCCCGTCCATGTCGTATACCGGCGGCTCGACGACGACTTCCTCGACCCGCTCCACTTCCGGCCCGACTCGGTGATCGGCTGCCCGGGGATCATGGGCGCGGCGATGGCGGGGAACGTGACGCTCGCCAACGCGGTGGGCAATGGCGTGGCGGACGACAAGCTCCTGTACACCTACGTCCCGGACCTCATCCGCTACTACCTCTCCGAGGAACCGATTCTGCCGAATGTCGAGTCCTTCCGGCCCGACGAACCGGGGCAGTTGGAGGCGGTCCTCGACCAGATCGACCAGCTGGTGATCAAGCCGGTCGACGGGGCGGGCGGGCAGGGCATCGTCATCGGGCCGAAGGCGGACCGGGAGACGCTGGAGCGCACCCGCCAGGCCGTCGCCGCCGATCCGCGCGGCTGGATCGCGCAGCGGCCGGTTGCGCTGTCCACCTCCCCCACGCTGGCCGGCGAACGCATGGCGCCACGCCACATCGACCTGCGGCCGTTCGCCGTGAACGACGGCAGCGAGGTGTGGGTGCTGCCCGGCGGACTGACCCGGGTCGCCCTCCAGGAGGGCAACCTGATCGTCAACTCCAGCCAGGGCGGCGGCTCCAAGGACACCTGGGTGCTCGCCGAGGGACCCGCCGAGCGGCCGTACGAGGAGGCCGGCGGCCCGCTGCCGGAGAAGGCGCCGCGTCAGCTCGGCCCCGACGGCACCCGCGCGGTCGTACAGGAAGGGGCGCAGCAGTGA
- a CDS encoding transglutaminase family protein: MNLPVASPVPRATRRLRIRHTTRVAYAQPAASSHNEVRMTPLTLPGQTTLDARVLVNPSTPTWSYWDYWGTQVTGFDLIEPHSDLTITATSLVETAPPEPPPAAPEWAEVHRATAGSRLLEYLTATGRTTLPAALLDRAREAADGLDVHGTAVAVSSMVADHVSYVPGATGVHTSAAEAWEQGAGVCQDIAHLTLGMLRALGLPARYVSGYLHPEREAELHRPVAGQSHAWIEYWSGDWTGYDPTNRVPADESHVVVGRGRDYDDVTPHKGVYRGVAGGPPEVTIEFTRVG, translated from the coding sequence ATGAACCTGCCTGTGGCGAGCCCGGTTCCGAGGGCGACCCGGCGGCTGCGTATCCGGCACACCACCCGTGTCGCGTACGCGCAGCCCGCGGCCTCCTCCCACAACGAGGTCCGGATGACCCCGCTGACGCTCCCGGGCCAGACCACCCTGGACGCCCGGGTCCTGGTCAACCCCTCCACGCCCACCTGGTCGTACTGGGACTACTGGGGCACCCAGGTCACCGGCTTCGACCTGATCGAGCCGCACTCCGACCTGACGATCACCGCGACCAGCCTGGTGGAGACGGCTCCGCCGGAGCCGCCGCCGGCCGCGCCGGAGTGGGCGGAGGTCCACCGCGCGACCGCCGGCTCCCGCCTCCTCGAATACCTGACGGCGACCGGCCGTACGACACTGCCCGCCGCGCTGCTGGACCGGGCCCGGGAGGCGGCGGACGGTCTCGATGTGCACGGGACGGCGGTCGCGGTGTCGTCGATGGTCGCCGACCACGTGTCGTACGTGCCGGGCGCGACCGGGGTGCACACCAGCGCGGCCGAGGCGTGGGAGCAGGGGGCCGGGGTCTGCCAGGACATCGCCCACCTCACCCTCGGCATGCTCCGCGCCCTCGGCCTGCCCGCCCGCTATGTCTCCGGCTACCTGCACCCCGAACGCGAGGCCGAACTCCACCGCCCCGTCGCCGGCCAGAGCCACGCCTGGATCGAGTACTGGTCCGGCGACTGGACCGGCTACGACCCCACCAACCGCGTCCCCGCAGACGAGTCCCACGTCGTCGTCGGCCGAGGCCGCGACTACGACGACGTGACCCCCCACAAGGGCGTCTACCGGGGCGTGGCCGGGGGGCCGCCGGAGGTGACGATCGAGTTCACTCGGGTGGGTTGA